Genomic window (Streptomyces liliiviolaceus):
CTCGTTGCCAACACGGCCGTCACGGTGGGTTTCCTGGCCGCCGACGGCGCACTCGACCACGTCACCCTCTCCCGTCTGCTGGCCTCGGTGTACGTCACCGCCGGTATCCAGCTGACCTTCGCCTATCTGGTGAGGCAGCTCGACGACGGTGCGCGGGAGGCCACCGAGACCGCCGCCGCGCAGGCGGAGCACCTGGCCCGGGCCACGGCCGACGAGACGGTGCACACCGAGCGCCGGCGCCGCTACGCGTACCTGCGCATCAGGGTGGAACCGTTGCTGCGAGGTCTCGCCGAAGGCCGCCTGGACCCGGGAGACACCGTCGTACGCCGCCGCGCGGCCGTCGAGGCGGCCCGCCTGCGCAGGCTGTTCGTGGAGACGGACGACACCCCGCACCCGCTCCTGCACGAGCTGCGGGCCTGCGCCGACGTCGCCGAGCGGCGTGGTGTACGCGTCTCCCTGCTGAGCTACGGCGAACTGCCCGACCTGCCCCCGACCGTCCGCCGCGAACTGGCGGAGGGGACCCTGCTGGTCCTGGCGACCGCCGCCACCCGGGCGCGGTTGACCGTGGTGACCACACCCGAGGAGGTCGCGGTGAGCGTGGTGGCCGACGCGCCCGCTGAGACACGTGTGGAACCGCCGGGCCTTCTCACCACCTCCTCCATGTACGACCAGGAGGAGGAGCAGCTGTGGTGGGAAACCCGGTGGCCGTTACGTCCGGCTCCCTGAGCGTCGCCGTCGTCGACGACCACCCCGTCGTCATCGAAGGCATCCAGGCCTGGCTGTCCCAGGAGCCGCGGATCTCGGTACGGCACACCGGCGAAGCCGTGGATGTGCGGCCCGGTGCCGTGGACGTCCTCATTCTCGATCTGAACCTGCACGGCCGCCTCGTCGTCGACGACATCGCCACGCTGGCCGCGGCGGGTCAACGGGTCATCGCCTTCTCGCAGTTCACCGAGCAGCGGGTGGTCCTCGAATCGCTGGAGGCCGGCGCGTGCGAGTTCGTCGCGAAGAACGAGGGCCGGGCGCACCTCGTGAACGCGGTGCTGGCGGCGGCGGGCGACCGGCCCTACGTCACCCCGACCGCCGCCGGGGTCCTCGTCGGCGACCGCGGCGCGAGCCGGCCCCGTCTCTCCTCCCAGGAACGTACGGCTCTCCTGTGGTGGTTCCAGTCCATGTCGAAGGCCTCCGTGGCCCGGCGCATGGGCGTCTCGGTCCACACGGTGGACATCTACATCCGCCGGGCGAGGGTCAAGTACGCCCAGGTCGGCAGAACCGCCCCGACCAAGGCCGACATGCTGGCCCGGGCCATCGAGGACGGCCTGGTGACCCCCGACGACATCACGGGCTACGAATCGGCGGCCTTCAACGAGCACTGAACCCGACGACGCGAGGCCGTGCTACGTCGCCTCGGCCACAGCCTCACGCAGGCGCCGGGATCGCAGATAGCCGCAGGACGCATGGTTGTTCGGCGAGGGATTGTCCATCGCGATGTCGGCGATCACCTTCGCCCCGGTCCTGAAGTCGTCGGCCAGGGTGGTGTCCAGGGTGACGAGGTCGAGCGGGTCGGCGAAGTTCGTCCACAGCCGTACCGGGACGGGAACCTTCAGAGGCCGCGTGATGACGTCCTGGATCTCGGTGTAACCCAGTGGCGAACCCAGCGTGATGAACAGGGGGACCTCCTTCCGAGCAGATCCGGCCTCGCTCAGCACGTCATAGGCGACGACAGTGCCCAGACTGTGGCTGATCACCACAACGGGTCCGTCCACGGCGCCGAGGGCCCTGCGTAGCCGGTCCCTGATCGTGTCCCGGGCGCCGGTGAAGAAGTACCCGTTGGCATCCGGGATGAGGTGACTCAGAAGTTGGCGCAGCAGAAGGCGACGCAGCGGGGCGGGCAACGGCAGCAGCGTGGCGACGCCAGCAGCCGGGCGGGCGACCGCGGTCGGGGCGAAGCCGGTCGTGCTCGCGGCGCGGGCTGCCATGCTGATGGTCAGGGCGAGGGCGAATTCCTGCCCATCCGGTGTCATCTTGCCGAACGTCTCGCGAACCTGGGTGTCTTCGACGAGTGCGGTATCGGCGAACGCGTCGGACACGAGCGCCCCCAACGCACCGCCCGTGCCGCACGCGTCGGCCGCGATCGCGGCCGGGTGGTCGTGCAGCAGGTCGGCGTAGTAGACCATCCGAGTCCGCTCACCCATGTCCCGCTCGAACAAGTCCTCGTCCCAGGCACGCTTGAGGTCGTCCTCCGGCGGCTTATTGCCGGCACCATGCACATAGAGGAACGTCGCCGAGTCCGCGTCGATTTCCATAGCGGAATCCCCCTCCTTTTTTCCTCCGCGGAGCGCGGTCGCAGGGAGCGTCCCTCTCCGTCGAGTTCCAGTCAACCCGCCATTAAGCGTAGAGAAGACCGACGGGACGCGCGTTCGAAAACTCTTGATTCCTGCGGAAGCAAGAAATGAATCTTGACCAAAAGTGAGAGGCGGGATTCCTGCTCCCCGGGGCTGGCCAACGCGCTGCCCCCGCAGGATGCTGCGAAATCCGGAGGCGTGAGCCAGAGACAGGTGATCACCATGCCCGACGACAAACGTGCGCTCGATTATCTGCGGCAGTTCGGCTATCTCCCGGTCGAAGCGGCCCTCGGCTCCCCTCAGGGCCCGGCGGCCGTGCGGGCCTGCCAGGCCATGGCCTTGCTGCCGGCTGCAGGGACGCTGGACACCGAAACGGTCCCGACCTGGATTCAGGGCGTCAACGCAGCCTTATATCGACGGCCTGGGATCGGTGGGCATCGGTGGTTCCGCTGATATTCCGTGAGACCGACGGGGAGCCCAACGTCGAAATCCTCTTCGGTGCGCGTCAGCACGGCGATGCTTTCCCGTTCGACGGACCCGGAGGTGTCCTCGCGCACGCGTTCTTCCCGCCACCGAATGCCGGAACGCTGGCCGGAGACGCGCATTTCGACGAGGACGAGACCTGGCAGGAGGGATTCACCGGCAATGGCTTCGACCTACTGACGGTCATGGTGCACGAATTCGGTCACTCGCTGGGGCTGGATCACACCTCGGTGCCCGGTTCGACGATGAACCCCTTCTATCCGACACCGTCGGTCCCCGCCGCGGACGACCGCGCGGGGATCCGCGCGGTCTACCGGCGCCACATCTGGGTGGCGTCGCTCTACCGCGATGTGCTCGGGCGCCGCTTCGACGACAACGGTCTCGACGGCTGGGTCCGCAGCCTGTTCTCAGGTGCCGGTCCCCAGGATGTGGCCCGCGGATTCTGCTACTCGCAGGAGTACTCCGGACAGATCGCCACCGAGTTGTACTTCGCTCTGCTGGACCGGGCACCTGACGACGCGGGCCTGGTCGGCTGGCGCGGCCAGTTGCAGCAGGGCATGGGACGCCAGTCGGCCGTCGTCGCGTTCCTCGACAGTGCCGAGTACCGGGCCAAGTACCCGGCGGACGACGCGTTCATCGATTCCCTCTACCGCCGCCTGCTCGGCCGTCCGCCGGACGCCGGAGGCCTCGACTTCTGGCGTCGGCGCATGCAGGACGGCATGCCGCGCTTCGAGGTCGCACGTGGCTTCGTACTGTCCGAGGAGTACTGCCGCAACCACAGCCGGGATCTCTACCAGCGCTACCTGCGCCGACAGCCGGATGCCGCGGGATGGCGGGACTGGACCGACCAGCTGATGCGCGGACTCAACCAGCAGGACGCCCTGATCGGATTCGTCGCGTCACCGGAGTACCAGACCGCCGTCGAAGGCTGGTGGTAGGCGAACAGCTTCTGCTTGTCTGCTTACGCCTGCCTGCTTCTGCGTGTCTGCTTCTGAGGTCGCTGCGCACGGTCCGGACCGCGCCGGTACGCGGGGCAAGGGCCGGCACCCGGTGATCAGCGGGCGATCAGGTCGCGCAGGGCCTTGGCGATCGTTTCGGGGGCTTCCTCGGCCATGAAGTGGCCGCAGGAGACCGTGGAGTGGTCCAGGTCCTCGGCCCAGGCACCCCACAGGGCGGCCGCCTCGTAGCCGAGGGCGGCGCCCCAGTCCTGCTGGAGGACGGAGAGCGGCATCGTGAGCTTGCGGCCCGCGGCGCGGTCGTCCCGGTCGTGCTCGATGTCGATGCCCGCGGAGGCGCGGTAGTCGGCGACGATGGACGGCACGGCGTTGCGGCTTGCGTCGAGGTAGACCTGCCGGACGGCCGGGGGAATGGCCTTGGGGTCCTTGGTCCAGATGTCCAGGAAGTAGGAGAAGAACGCGTCCGAACTGTTCTGGATCATCTGCTCGGCC
Coding sequences:
- a CDS encoding response regulator transcription factor; the encoded protein is MGNPVAVTSGSLSVAVVDDHPVVIEGIQAWLSQEPRISVRHTGEAVDVRPGAVDVLILDLNLHGRLVVDDIATLAAAGQRVIAFSQFTEQRVVLESLEAGACEFVAKNEGRAHLVNAVLAAAGDRPYVTPTAAGVLVGDRGASRPRLSSQERTALLWWFQSMSKASVARRMGVSVHTVDIYIRRARVKYAQVGRTAPTKADMLARAIEDGLVTPDDITGYESAAFNEH
- a CDS encoding DUF4214 domain-containing protein, translated to MSTAWDRWASVVPLIFRETDGEPNVEILFGARQHGDAFPFDGPGGVLAHAFFPPPNAGTLAGDAHFDEDETWQEGFTGNGFDLLTVMVHEFGHSLGLDHTSVPGSTMNPFYPTPSVPAADDRAGIRAVYRRHIWVASLYRDVLGRRFDDNGLDGWVRSLFSGAGPQDVARGFCYSQEYSGQIATELYFALLDRAPDDAGLVGWRGQLQQGMGRQSAVVAFLDSAEYRAKYPADDAFIDSLYRRLLGRPPDAGGLDFWRRRMQDGMPRFEVARGFVLSEEYCRNHSRDLYQRYLRRQPDAAGWRDWTDQLMRGLNQQDALIGFVASPEYQTAVEGWW